The following proteins come from a genomic window of Telopea speciosissima isolate NSW1024214 ecotype Mountain lineage unplaced genomic scaffold, Tspe_v1 Tspe_v1.0014, whole genome shotgun sequence:
- the LOC122647210 gene encoding uncharacterized protein LOC122647210: MSSITPVLEKASKAVWELILDDKGLGKEISETVERVYCRLSGQEPPLLLPNTDAQSQMEEEKDNSDSSSKSKKRSYSEMSIQGRENEIVDGSGNSPSLPEGSGVVPPSNVQT, translated from the coding sequence AACTCCAGTGCTTGAGAAGGCTTCTAAAGCTGTATGGGAGTTGATTCTGGATGACAAGGGACTGGGGAAGGAAATAAGCGAAACAGTTGAAAGGGTTTACTGTCGATTAAGTGGCCAAGAACCTCCATTGCTTCTTCCAAATACTGATGCACAGTCCCAgatggaggaggagaaagataatTCAGATTCTTCATCGAAGTCAAAGAAAAGGAGCTATAGTGAGATGAGTATACAAGGACGAGAAAATGAAATTGTGGATGGATCTGGGAACTCTCCTTCACTACCAGAAGGTTCTGGTGTAGTGCCACCTTCTAATGTGCAAACATGA
- the LOC122647226 gene encoding pentatricopeptide repeat-containing protein At1g51965, mitochondrial → MRHQRHQLIGTCYFVSKRRFATKYSGRVVGEAQNGRAVAVKVEAPEDLLKDVRGYALPRHYLICKVSRILQSPASSDPFFELSEYLNTLALTITTSEASEILKALKSPRKALEFFRFCSSSIPGFRHDCFTYNRLLTILAKSSAPDSIQLVRGIVDEMEQLGMRGSSSTVNILIGIFGSSIEWAMELEKCLGFVKKWDLSFNSYTYKCLLQAYLRFNDSSRAFEVYTEIRRRGYKLDIFAYNMLLDALAKDEKVEQAYKILSDMKRKHCEPDEYTYTIMIRMTGKIGKPEESLSLFQEMIMKGCTPNLIAYNTMIQSLSKNRMVDKAVFLFSKMVESNCQPNEFTYSVILEVLAAEGKLGRLDEVLEVSKKFMNKSIYAYLVRTLSKLGHASEAHRVFCNMWNFHDSGDRDAYMSMLENLCSAGKTVEALELLSKIHEKGISTDTIMYNTLFSALGKLKQIPYIHDLYEQMMRDGPCPDIFTYNILIASFGRAGKVDEAIKIFEEMEKSSCNPDVITYNSLINCLGKNGDLVEAHMRFKEMKERGLNPDVITYSTLIECFGKTNRVEMACRFFDEMLAEGCYPNVVTYNILLDCLEKSGKTAEALDLYAKLKQQGLTPDSITYAVLERLQSGLHRTVRIRRQNPITGWVVSPIR, encoded by the exons ATGAGGCACCAGCGGCATCAGTTAATTGGGACATGCTATTTCGTCTCCAAACGCCGATTCGCCACCAAATACAGCGGCCGAGTGGTTGGCGAAGCCCAAAATGGCCGTGCAGTCGCCGTCAAAGTTGAAGCCCCCGAAGACCTTCTCAAAGATGTCAGGGGCTACGCTCTACCACGCCATTATCTCATCTGTAAAGTATCCAGAATCCTTCAGTCTCCAGCCTCCTCTGACCCCTTCTTCGAACTCTCCGAGTATCTGAACACTTTAGCCCTAACCATAACCACCTCAGAAGCCAGTGAAATCCTCAAAGCCCTCAAATCCCCTCGCAAAGCCCTCGAATTCTTCCGCTTCTGTTCCTCATCAATCCCCGGTTTTAGACATGATTGCTTCACCTACAATCGACTTCTTACCATTTTGGCCAAGTCGTCTGCGCCCGATTCTATCCAACTTGTTCGTGGGATTGTCGATGAGATGGAGCAATTGGGTATGAGAGGTAGCAGTTCCACTGTCAATATCTTGATTGGGATCTTTGGGAGCAGCATAGAATGGGCTATGGAGCTGGAGAAGTGTTTGGGTTTTGTCAAGAAATGGGACCTCAGTTTCAATTCTTATACTTATAAGTGTCTTCTTCAAGCCTATCTAAGGTTCAATGATTCCTCCAGAGCGTTTGAGGTTTACACAGAGATTAGGAGGCGTGGATATAAACTTGATATCTTTGCATATAATATGTTGTTGGATGCTCTGGCCAAAGATGAAAAG gtTGAGCAGGCTTACAAAATTCTCAGTGATATGAAGCGGAAGCATTGTGAACCCGATGAATATACATACACAATTATGATAAGAATGACTGGAAAGATTGGAAAACCAGAGGAATCTCTTTCGCTGTTTCAGGAGATGATTATGAAGGGTTGTACTCCTAACTTGATTGCTTACAACACTATGATCCAGTCACTTTCTAAGAACCGGATGGTAGACAAAGCAGTATTTCTCTTCTCCAAAATGGTTGAGAGCAACTGCCAACCAAATGAATTTACGTACAGTGTGATTCTGGAAGTTCTGGCAGCAGAAGGGAAGCTTGGAAGACTGGATGAGGTTTTAGAAGTATCAAAGAAATTTATGAACAAGTCAATTTATGCATATCTTGTGAGGACACTGAGCAAGTTAGGACATGCAAGTGAGGCCCACAGGGTATTTTGTAACATGTGGAATTTTCATGATAGTGGGGATAGGGATGCTTACATGTCCATGTTGGAGAATCTATGCAGTGCTGGAAAAACGGTAGAGGCCCTGGAACTACTTAGTAAGATTCATGAGAAAGGAATCAGCACTGATACCATCATGTATAACACACTATTCTCAGCTCTTGGCAAGTTAAAGCAGATACCATACATTCATGATCTTTACGAACAGATGATGAGAGATGGTCCTTGCCCTGACATATTCACCTACAATATTCTGATCGCCAGTTTTGGTAGAGCTGGCAAAGTTGATGAGGCCATTAAAATCTTTGAGGAAATGGAGAAGAGCAGTTGTAATCCTGATGTTATCACTTACAATTCTTTGATTAACTGTCTTGGAAAAAATGGTGATCTTGTCGAAGCTCACATGCGGTTCAAGGAGATGAAAGAAAGGGGATTGAATCCTGATGTAATCACGTACAGCACACTCATTGAATGTTTCGGCAAGACCAACAGAGTAGAGATGGCTTGCAGGTTTTTTGATGAGATGCTTGCTGAGGGTTGCTATCCCAACGTTGTGACTTATAACATTTTACTTGATTGTCTTGAGAAAAGTGGAAAGACAGCTGAAGCACTGGATCTGTATGCAAAACTGAAACAGCAGGGATTAACTCCAGATTCTATCACATATGCAGTCCTTGAACGTTTGCAGAGCGGATTACATAGGACGGTCAGAATACGCAGGCAGAACCCTATTACAGGCTGGGTCGTAAGCCCGATAAGATGA